A DNA window from Turicibacter sp. TJ11 contains the following coding sequences:
- the tnpB gene encoding IS66 family insertion sequence element accessory protein TnpB (TnpB, as the term is used for proteins encoded by IS66 family insertion elements, is considered an accessory protein, since TnpC, encoded by a neighboring gene, is a DDE family transposase.), giving the protein MLVNFTEVQNIFIVCGHTDMRCGIDGLANLVSDKYNLDLFDDAIFLFCGRKKDRYKALYWDHDGFMLFYKRIENGHLQWPKDQDEVKKLTSQELRWLLEGLSIQQPKAIKPAKTGDLY; this is encoded by the coding sequence ATGCTCGTTAATTTTACAGAAGTTCAAAACATCTTCATTGTTTGCGGTCACACCGATATGCGTTGTGGAATTGATGGCTTAGCGAATTTAGTTTCAGATAAATATAATCTAGACTTATTTGACGATGCCATCTTCTTGTTTTGTGGAAGAAAAAAAGATCGCTACAAAGCTTTATACTGGGATCATGACGGATTTATGTTATTTTATAAACGAATTGAGAACGGTCATCTACAATGGCCAAAAGATCAAGATGAGGTTAAGAAATTAACGTCCCAGGAATTACGCTGGTTATTAGAAGGTCTCTCTATTCAACAACCTAAAGCCATCAAACCAGCTAAAACTGGTGACCTATATTAA
- a CDS encoding YcxB family protein has translation MEIKFEVTKEDYIKFNLYHTENSPSQKKNLNLLRYVIPVLFSLPIYFIGTNLFNQPSIYWTIIAILFLLIWMITYPKQYRYLIQKETEKLINEGDNSEIFGKKKMIIDNETITVYNKSSSETMQINTIKDVKIYDDIIAIYTSAITAHIVPIRYLDKDLKDNFIKKVSNV, from the coding sequence ATGGAAATTAAATTTGAGGTTACAAAAGAAGATTATATTAAATTTAACCTGTACCATACCGAAAATTCACCTTCTCAGAAGAAGAATTTAAACTTATTAAGATACGTAATACCTGTATTATTTTCTTTACCTATATACTTCATAGGTACTAATTTATTTAATCAACCAAGTATTTACTGGACTATTATAGCCATATTATTTTTACTAATATGGATGATTACTTATCCAAAGCAGTATAGATACTTAATACAAAAAGAAACTGAAAAATTAATAAATGAAGGTGATAACTCAGAAATCTTTGGAAAAAAGAAGATGATCATAGATAATGAAACTATAACTGTATATAATAAATCTTCTTCTGAAACCATGCAAATAAATACTATAAAAGATGTAAAAATTTATGATGATATAATTGCTATTTATACAAGTGCAATTACTGCACATATTGTTCCAATTAGATATTTAGATAAGGATTTAAAAGATAATTTTATAAAAAAAGTGAGTAATGTATAG
- a CDS encoding IS1182 family transposase: MDFSFVTPLLGVNYSIDYGRPAYSPEVMFKLLFLKMLYNLSDERVIQEAQVNMAYKYFLNLDPEDPLMHPSSLTKFRKLRLNQEDILEDLLGEVINQAIQKNLIPSKTLIMDATHTRSRYKVKTPIENLREVSKNIRKQLYRYVPEVKDHVPPKLHSTASLEEEVIYTQELIEFSHRYQDKNRQIQEAREKASDILKNGTYQAILSVSDPEAKMSYKSKTEAFAGYKTHLAITEERLMTAIEVTTGEVSDGKYLKTLVEKSKKNGIEVKEVLADGAYSSKENLEYMEQENITAVTPLNPMVLNGGKREVEGFEYNKDAGQMRCPAGHLSVRKARTGKKNQKTNQSLTYYFEIEKCKHCPLRDGCYRPGAKSKTYSMTLKSDIHQKAMDDQKTEEFKEKKKQRYKIEAKNAELKQSHGFQTCKFARLFGMKIQAYLTAFVVNTKRIVKLVTEKQAIFQIGLLGLIQKMDMIENKEKGAYYFINNKLLFQWPQYLVDTFLNRVIQSFKRI; encoded by the coding sequence ATTGATTTTTCGTTTGTAACTCCACTACTTGGCGTGAACTATTCGATTGATTACGGAAGACCTGCCTATTCTCCTGAAGTCATGTTTAAGTTATTATTCCTTAAAATGCTTTACAATCTGTCGGATGAGCGTGTCATTCAAGAGGCTCAAGTCAATATGGCTTATAAATACTTTTTGAATTTAGACCCCGAAGATCCACTCATGCATCCGTCTTCCTTAACTAAGTTCAGAAAACTGAGATTAAATCAGGAGGACATCTTAGAGGATTTATTAGGTGAAGTGATTAACCAAGCGATTCAAAAGAACTTAATTCCATCAAAGACACTGATCATGGATGCCACACATACACGAAGTCGGTATAAAGTTAAAACTCCCATTGAGAATTTAAGAGAGGTTTCTAAAAATATCAGAAAACAACTTTATCGTTACGTTCCTGAGGTGAAGGATCATGTTCCTCCAAAGCTTCATTCCACTGCTTCACTTGAAGAAGAGGTCATTTATACTCAAGAATTAATAGAGTTTTCTCATCGCTATCAAGATAAAAATAGACAGATTCAAGAAGCGAGAGAAAAAGCGTCAGACATCCTAAAAAATGGAACCTACCAAGCCATTCTTTCTGTCTCAGATCCAGAAGCTAAAATGAGTTATAAATCTAAAACTGAGGCGTTTGCCGGATATAAGACACATCTAGCCATCACGGAGGAGCGTCTCATGACAGCGATTGAAGTGACCACGGGTGAAGTCAGTGATGGAAAGTATTTGAAAACATTGGTTGAAAAATCAAAAAAGAACGGAATAGAAGTGAAAGAAGTCTTAGCGGATGGCGCCTATTCAAGTAAAGAGAACTTAGAGTACATGGAGCAAGAAAATATAACGGCTGTAACGCCGTTAAATCCAATGGTCTTAAATGGTGGAAAACGAGAAGTTGAAGGATTTGAATATAATAAAGATGCGGGACAAATGAGATGTCCAGCTGGACATTTAAGTGTCAGAAAAGCCCGTACGGGAAAGAAAAATCAAAAAACAAATCAAAGTTTAACTTATTACTTTGAGATAGAAAAATGTAAGCATTGTCCTTTAAGAGATGGATGTTATCGACCAGGGGCAAAATCTAAAACTTATTCCATGACCCTTAAATCAGACATCCATCAAAAGGCAATGGATGATCAGAAGACAGAAGAATTTAAAGAGAAGAAAAAACAACGTTATAAAATTGAGGCCAAAAATGCCGAGTTAAAACAGTCTCACGGATTTCAAACATGTAAATTCGCGAGACTTTTCGGCATGAAAATCCAAGCCTATTTAACAGCTTTTGTCGTTAATACGAAGAGAATAGTGAAGTTAGTGACAGAAAAACAAGCGATCTTTCAGATAGGTTTATTGGGTCTCATACAAAAAATGGATATGATAGAGAATAAAGAAAAAGGAGCCTATTATTTTATAAATAATAAGCTCCTTTTTCAGTGGCCTCAATATTTAGTAGATACTTTTTTAAATCGAGTCATCCAAAGTTTTAAACGAATATGA
- a CDS encoding IS66 family transposase, producing the protein MSESEIIKVYHEGIQSVVTLVQGLSTQISDLSQTIEKQNKIISDLDARLKKLEKQSNKTSQNSSLPPSTDGFKKTKSLRQPSNKKPGGQVGHQGSTLKMIKDPDHVVTHHPKICRGCGCCLENVEPQKTIRRQVFDLPRLRLQVTEHQSQIKVCPNCHFKNEGLFPKHVIQSTQYGPHLTSVLTYFSHYQLIPFNRLKQLTQDIFGATISQGTLVNMTKRCDELLETTEASIKENLLASSYLHLDETGCYVNGKRHWLHVTSNKRYTHYFVHEKRGSQAIEANGILPSFKGTVIHDHWTPYFKYDNCTHALCNVHHLREFKGIIDFEKQQWAKDMTELLLEAKIYSEETEYPLPLHQIQEFEQRYQTIIKEGYLANPLKAHEKNTDPVRLLNRLSKRQEEVLEFLYQVEVPFDNNLAERDVRMTKTKQKISGCFRTEKGAHCFARIRGFISTCQKQGLNIIESIETILMGNTIQFS; encoded by the coding sequence GTGTCAGAATCTGAAATCATCAAAGTTTATCATGAAGGAATTCAATCCGTCGTTACTTTAGTTCAAGGACTTTCCACTCAAATCTCTGATTTATCTCAAACGATTGAGAAACAAAATAAAATCATTTCAGATTTAGATGCTCGCCTTAAAAAACTTGAAAAACAATCAAATAAAACAAGTCAAAACAGTAGTTTGCCTCCCTCAACCGATGGTTTTAAAAAGACAAAAAGTTTGCGTCAACCTTCAAATAAAAAACCGGGTGGTCAAGTCGGACATCAAGGTTCAACCTTAAAAATGATAAAAGATCCGGATCATGTCGTCACACATCATCCGAAAATTTGCCGAGGGTGTGGGTGTTGTTTAGAAAACGTTGAACCTCAAAAAACGATTCGACGTCAAGTTTTTGATTTACCGAGATTAAGGCTTCAAGTCACCGAGCATCAATCTCAAATTAAAGTATGTCCTAACTGTCATTTTAAAAATGAAGGACTATTTCCGAAACATGTCATACAATCGACACAATATGGGCCACATTTAACAAGTGTATTAACTTATTTCAGTCACTATCAATTGATTCCTTTCAACCGTCTGAAACAATTGACTCAAGATATTTTCGGAGCGACCATCAGCCAAGGAACACTGGTGAATATGACGAAACGATGTGATGAGTTGTTGGAAACGACTGAAGCTTCAATCAAAGAAAATCTTTTGGCATCAAGTTATCTTCATTTAGATGAAACAGGCTGTTATGTCAATGGAAAGAGACACTGGCTTCATGTGACTTCAAATAAACGATATACTCACTACTTTGTTCATGAAAAACGTGGCTCTCAAGCCATTGAAGCGAATGGAATTCTTCCCTCTTTCAAAGGAACCGTCATCCATGATCATTGGACACCGTATTTTAAATATGATAATTGCACACATGCTTTATGTAACGTTCATCATTTAAGAGAATTCAAAGGAATCATCGACTTTGAGAAACAACAGTGGGCCAAAGACATGACGGAATTATTACTTGAAGCTAAAATTTATTCGGAAGAGACTGAATACCCGTTGCCCTTACATCAGATTCAAGAATTTGAGCAGCGATATCAAACAATCATTAAAGAAGGTTATCTGGCGAATCCTTTAAAAGCTCATGAAAAAAATACAGATCCCGTTCGATTACTCAATCGCTTATCTAAACGACAAGAAGAGGTGCTAGAATTTCTATATCAAGTTGAGGTTCCGTTTGATAATAACTTAGCTGAGAGGGATGTCCGAATGACTAAAACGAAACAAAAAATATCCGGATGTTTTCGAACAGAAAAAGGGGCTCATTGTTTCGCCCGAATCAGAGGTTTCATCTCTACTTGTCAAAAGCAAGGATTAAATATTATCGAAAGTATTGAAACCATTTTAATGGGAAATACGATTCAATTTTCATAA
- a CDS encoding helix-turn-helix domain-containing protein, producing MKSNKELIISIIILACTIVIGSSIIATKVSTAINMTSIDSKENSQALGINEAADYLHLSEEQVIKMMNIEKTDLEEDGIFSGMMLPYFTVDSQYYFSKAALDNWLEEVANEHTEYNTAEGWMR from the coding sequence ATGAAAAGTAATAAAGAGTTAATCATTTCAATTATTATTCTTGCATGTACAATCGTGATTGGCTCGTCCATTATCGCTACAAAGGTATCAACTGCGATTAATATGACTTCAATCGATTCAAAAGAAAATAGTCAAGCGTTAGGTATAAATGAAGCAGCAGATTATCTTCATTTATCAGAAGAACAAGTCATTAAAATGATGAATATTGAAAAAACAGATTTAGAAGAGGATGGGATTTTTTCAGGAATGATGCTTCCCTATTTTACAGTTGATAGTCAATACTACTTTTCTAAAGCAGCATTAGATAATTGGTTAGAAGAAGTGGCGAATGAGCATACAGAATATAATACGGCTGAGGGATGGATGAGATAA
- a CDS encoding IS66 family transposase, whose translation MTYRRKKQKGRKAELIKDLPIEEVHCQLHGEDCRCMNCGNEMKRMGKRIIRDEVCFVPARLYKKRYIAYTYACDCHDESIEAKPIRCAETPKAPIQRSFAGASVLAEVFHHKYILSIPCYRQVSEWARYGLSVSDKTLSNWIIIASHDWLRPIYDLLRKALVQNKVLHADETPYQILNRTDGKSATSQARIWLFRTIKNTEHPVAYYHADLTRERAVATTILEGFKGYLHCDGYSGYKNIPNISLVGCWAHVRRKFFEIPGNNGKAKKAVEYCDQIFSFEKTIKDLSPEQRQKQRQLIIKPVVEEFFDWLESFYAMKGKLQTAVMYALNQKVELLRFLDDGNLEASNNLAEQAIRPIAIGRKNYLFSTSMKGATANAMAYTIIETAKANSLNPSKYLTYLFEKLPNVDFIRNPDLLVGFLPWAKNVQENCG comes from the coding sequence ATCACGTATCGACGTAAAAAACAAAAAGGAAGAAAAGCAGAATTAATCAAAGACTTACCCATTGAAGAAGTTCATTGCCAATTACATGGGGAAGACTGCCGATGTATGAATTGTGGAAATGAAATGAAACGAATGGGGAAAAGGATCATTCGTGACGAAGTCTGTTTCGTTCCAGCCCGATTATATAAAAAGCGTTACATTGCTTATACTTATGCTTGTGATTGTCATGACGAATCTATCGAAGCTAAACCGATTCGTTGTGCCGAAACACCAAAAGCTCCGATTCAAAGAAGCTTTGCCGGAGCCAGTGTTTTAGCTGAAGTTTTTCATCATAAATACATCTTAAGTATTCCTTGTTATCGCCAGGTATCAGAATGGGCACGCTATGGATTGAGTGTGAGTGATAAAACCCTCTCTAATTGGATTATTATCGCTAGTCATGATTGGTTACGCCCCATTTATGATTTACTTAGAAAAGCGTTAGTCCAAAATAAGGTTTTACATGCGGATGAAACACCTTATCAAATCTTAAATCGAACAGATGGTAAATCAGCGACCTCTCAAGCACGGATTTGGTTATTCCGTACCATCAAAAATACCGAACATCCTGTGGCGTATTACCATGCCGATCTGACACGTGAACGTGCGGTGGCAACCACCATCTTAGAAGGATTCAAAGGATATCTTCATTGTGATGGTTATTCAGGATATAAAAATATCCCGAACATTTCATTAGTTGGGTGTTGGGCCCATGTCAGAAGAAAATTTTTCGAGATACCAGGAAACAACGGAAAAGCGAAAAAAGCAGTGGAGTACTGCGATCAAATCTTTAGCTTCGAAAAGACTATTAAAGATTTATCTCCTGAGCAACGTCAAAAGCAGCGCCAACTGATCATCAAACCTGTTGTGGAAGAATTTTTTGACTGGCTAGAATCGTTCTATGCCATGAAAGGAAAACTTCAAACAGCGGTGATGTATGCCTTAAATCAAAAGGTAGAACTTTTGCGCTTTTTAGACGATGGAAATCTTGAAGCCTCGAATAATCTAGCTGAACAAGCGATTCGCCCTATCGCGATTGGTCGTAAAAACTACCTCTTTTCAACCAGTATGAAAGGCGCGACTGCTAATGCGATGGCATACACGATCATTGAGACAGCCAAAGCAAACAGTCTAAATCCGTCTAAATATCTCACTTATCTTTTTGAAAAACTGCCAAATGTAGATTTCATACGAAATCCAGACTTGTTGGTGGGCTTTTTGCCATGGGCAAAAAACGTTCAAGAGAATTGTGGATAG
- a CDS encoding YcxB family protein has translation MEALFKNQTTFTKTACIEAALSANKTYISILLFLSGVGLIHTGYTAYMIQEYTLLLCCMGGAIIAFVTPFYIYRSQGIKNYKSQLMLFEGSEPQVNITIYEDYLTFNKCISSINGDKSESSIKHDKITAVYNFKENFVIVYANQIYLPIQKTEFTKGSSEDFKEFLLKKGMKVKRKII, from the coding sequence TTGGAAGCTTTATTTAAAAATCAGACAACATTCACTAAAACAGCTTGTATAGAAGCTGCCTTATCAGCAAATAAAACCTACATAAGTATTCTATTATTTTTGTCAGGGGTTGGACTCATTCATACAGGGTATACGGCTTATATGATTCAAGAATACACATTACTTTTATGTTGTATGGGGGGAGCCATTATTGCATTTGTTACGCCTTTTTACATTTATCGTTCTCAAGGCATCAAAAATTATAAGAGTCAGTTGATGCTGTTTGAAGGAAGTGAGCCTCAAGTTAATATAACGATTTATGAGGATTACCTCACATTTAATAAGTGTATTTCATCAATAAACGGAGATAAAAGTGAATCGAGTATTAAACATGATAAAATTACTGCTGTCTATAACTTTAAAGAGAATTTTGTGATTGTTTATGCCAATCAAATTTATCTTCCCATACAAAAGACAGAATTTACAAAAGGCTCATCTGAGGATTTCAAAGAGTTTCTGCTAAAAAAAGGAATGAAAGTGAAACGAAAAATTATCTAA
- a CDS encoding transposase, whose protein sequence is MTELEQHLMEQNKALLEQVRQLTEQIQYLNKKLFGSSSEKTKVAEGQISLFDPDDFLKRQRQLKTKPSKKSRIDVKNKKEEKQN, encoded by the coding sequence ATGACAGAACTTGAACAACACTTAATGGAACAAAATAAGGCACTTCTAGAACAAGTTCGCCAATTAACTGAACAAATTCAGTATCTAAATAAAAAGCTATTTGGATCTTCGAGTGAAAAGACTAAAGTAGCCGAAGGCCAAATTTCATTATTTGATCCAGATGATTTTTTGAAGAGACAGAGACAACTGAAGACCAAACCGTCGAAGAAATCACGTATCGACGTAAAAAACAAAAAGGAAGAAAAGCAGAATTAA